Proteins from one Ranitomeya variabilis isolate aRanVar5 chromosome 1, aRanVar5.hap1, whole genome shotgun sequence genomic window:
- the ZBTB1 gene encoding zinc finger and BTB domain-containing protein 1 — protein sequence MMGKASHCSYVLQQLYNQREWGFLCDCCISINDTYFQAHKAILAACSSYFKMMFINHPHTMAQINLTNTKITAECFDLILQFMYLGKILKAPETFEQLKNAMSYLQLYVIPDCLEDIQDIDSSIKCTSSASSSLTSKMVFGVRMYEEPTTKSREEPSRWPSEPALPVNTVPEKPTEASMPSTLRKQMQNICKKTPSPKVSNPRDRGSRRFGRSYTCESCGFAFSCEKLLDEHSQTCTNRHFFQNRENSSNDQSQSGSESPVSKFSPTQDNMQRADSSQCLEASVSSESAKNTLISLDQIKTETIDTTEKNSVIIKIEADENSIVDMDDINIVKISDKEYFESSDIDELDDDVDEALSGYYVSEQYKSMNPKSVNLHQALGRKDVDFLDQDGAETSEAASEMACELCGVTVTEHDLSSHYLSQHIENICACGKCGQVLVKGRQLQEHAQRCGESQVRPETDGRHIDERMHFEDGVEESSAMGEVLADMWDDVNEGAVNAREVYKNSSCPYRCPNCGQRFEAENLVVEHMSHCLDNEVFRGSVSDDTDKDHRRKHFCDICGKGFFQRCHLREHYTVHTKEKQFSCQICGKQFLRERQLRLHNDMHTGMARYVCSICDQGNFRKHDHVRHMISHLAAGETICQVCFQIFPNNELLEEHMDTHLYTCGVCGAKFNLRKDMRAHYNSKHFKKA from the coding sequence ATGATGGGAAAAGCAAGCCACTGCAGTTATGTACTTCAGCAACTCTACAATCAGAGAGAATGGGGGTTCCTCTGTGATTGCTGTATCTCTATCAATGATACCTACTTCCAAGCCCACAAGGCCATCCTGGCCGCCTGCAGCTCTTATTTTAAGATGATGTTCATAAATCATCCGCACACCATGGCACAGATCAATCTCACCAACACCAAGATCACCGCCGAATGTTTTGACTTGATACTACAATTCATGTACCTGGGTAAAATCCTCAAAGCCCCAGAAACTTTTGAGCAGTTGAAGAATGCCATGAGCTACCTGCAGCTCTATGTTATCCCTGACTGCTTGGAAGACATACAAGATATCGATTCTTCAATTAAATGCACCTCTTCTGCATCAAGTAGCCTGACTAGCAAAATGGTTTTTGGCGTCCGAATGTATGAAGAACCCACTACAAAAAGCAGAGAGGAACCGAGCAGGTGGCCCTCGGAACCTGCATTACCTGTAAACACTGTTCCTGAAAAGCCAACTGAAGCCAGCATGCCTTCCACGCTGCGTAAACAGATGCAGAACATCTGCAAGAAAACCCCTTCCCCAAAAGTGTCTAACCCAAGAGATCGTGGGAGCAGACGCTTCGGACGCAGTTACACCTGTGAGAGTTGTGGCTTTGCATTCAGCTGTGAAAAACTTCTCGACGAGCACTCTCAAACCTGCACAAATAGGCATTTCTTCCAAAATAGGGAGAACTCCAGTAACGATCAAAGCCAGAGCGGCAGTGAATCACCCGTTTCTAAGTTTTCTCCAACCCAAGACAACATGCAAAGAGCAGACTCAAGTCAGTGTTTAGAGGCGTCTgtgtcttctgaaagtgcaaaaaatACACTCATCAGTCTAGACCAAATAAAAACCGAAACGATAGACACTACTGAGAAGAACTCGGTCATTATAAAAATCGAAGCTGATGAGAACTCCATTGTGGATATGGATGATATTAATATTGTAAAAATCTCAGATAAAGAATATTTTGAGTCTTCAGACATTGATGAGTTAGATGATGATGTTGATGAGGCACTCAGCGGCTATTACGTCAGTGAACAATATAAAAGTATGAATCCGAAATCTGTCAATTTGCATCAAGCGCTGGGTAGAAAAGATGTTGACTTTCTAGATCAAGATGGTGCAGAAACCAGCGAGGCTGCATCTGAAATGGCATGTGAACTTTGTGGTGTGACAGTCACCGAGCATGACCTGTCCTCCCATTACCTGTCTCAACATATAGAAAATATATGTGCCTGCGGCAAATGTGGGCAAGTTCTTGTGAAAGGTAGACAACTTCAAGAACACGCTCAAAGATGTGGAGAATCTCAGGTGCGACCTGAAACCGATGGTAGACATATCGATGAGAGGATGCACTTTGAAGACGGCGTTGAGGAATCCTCAGCAATGGGCGAGGTGCTAGCAGACATGTGGGATGACGTAAATGAAGGGGCTGTGAATGCCAGAGAGGTTTATAAAAATTCCTCATGCCCTTACCGTTGCCCTAATTGTGGGCAGCGGTTTGAGGCTGAGAACCTGGTGGTAGAGCACATGTCTCACTGCTTGGACAATGAAGTCTTCAGAGGTTCAGTTTCTGATGACACCGATAAAGATCATCGAAGAAAGCATTTCTGTGACATCTGCGGTAAAGGCTTTTTCCAGCGCTGCCACCTTCGAGAACATTATACCGTACACACCAAGGAGAAGCAGTTTTCATGCCAGATTTGTGGAAAGCAGTTTTTACGGGAGCGCCAGCTCAGGCTGCATAACGATATGCACACGGGCATGGCTAGGTACGTTTGCTCAATTTGCGACCAAGGAAACTTTCGCAAACATGACCATGTGCGTCACATGATTTCCCACTTGGCAGCAGGCGAAACTATATGTCAGGTGTGCTTTCAGATCTTCCCAAATAACGAACTTCTAGAAGAACACATGGATACTCACTTGTATACTTGTGGAGTTTGTGGTGCAAAATTTAACCTGAGGAAGGATATGAGGGCACACTACAACTCCAAGCATTTTAAGAAAGCCTAG